A stretch of Pleuronectes platessa chromosome 24, fPlePla1.1, whole genome shotgun sequence DNA encodes these proteins:
- the tns1a gene encoding LOW QUALITY PROTEIN: tensin-1 (The sequence of the model RefSeq protein was modified relative to this genomic sequence to represent the inferred CDS: deleted 4 bases in 4 codons), with amino-acid sequence MKPRENSSCVQTLRCKLCVVVASGRRGSFVRSLCRLQRLFVCLLRFHVYVVASCVFGAWTLQSRGVGVSVYEKQQQGGGGGGGQWWSPAPGCWEQTWDHPSASSASAPPPLEHMLGDSRLGEDDQSSPGFQTDSSSLRLRLTSCLDVLVHNRPALTQHVVHTQGPLDGSLYARVRKKDSLEGVVTINGLPVLENPLTNAKSLLQSASHPLQTAEQTLPVAGHASLPAVDHTLSVSSDSGNSTASVKTDRTDEHSQSVPSATNHSNPTAAHPPLSPQEKRELDQLLSGLEAPAHLRQAYLSTSTSPGGGVRHLVPAQVHVNGGHTRLAGVRSTEERETDILEDELPNSQEGNSVDSLGTISSLEGQGTPADLNYQSQTPVSGQNDGPYLERGVLGEKLSEMPVHGVRTPTAMQERTADAASPQGGYSSFQNGGGMYRSQSFGNPPAGSPEACPTPMPRAPERSTSSREAVQRGLNTWHQYSLPDDPFGPPLQSTHSLPHFPASQRDIEQSIEALNMLMLDLDPINSHMSKSHSAPPGENNLNSSQAPFSQTLARPSYQADSAIHGYSSSGSVNNAFHQPLRSTGRVSNQSPVMESPVYSPQRPNASFQHQNTTPTHTPEPYLHPRQAPHHFPTDFPQQAPLKPVSSHHGSLVSHSPDLQGSSPYTGYSASSSPVPEVTPQQDAEEETLNLEGLVAHRIAGVRSRGMTPEVTQETGRRRTTSEGQYQSSHESTPPVHSPDFANNLSLNPGGRPREGLMHSYREAFEDHKPDGFAFGGGGENSPQTPGFPVSPQTPYFNMPRTPAGLTKMPLSTLGLKPHHQVGSDSDSNDGEHDHPSFEDPRQFGAGFCSSSPVHGADGRRFGSSDSPAQSHPYRPASPEGSQVSIMGVHTVPGSPNTLHRTVATNTPPSPALQRRLGQASPSLGRHPPASGVPSSPLIGRKTAGAGVPPSPLMGRRTAASGHSTPDELGAASRQGSAPPPSTPAFPVSPQLPEKRHMSSGDAERMDNNNMTPTPASGGSTPNLTGTRTLPDLPKSIYDDCPDIKMNVKFVQDTSRFWYKPDISREQAINLLKDREPGAFIIRDSHSFRGAYGLAMKVACPPPTAQQTKKVGDLTTELVRHFLIETSPKGVRLKGCPNEPYFGCLSALVYQHSMTPLALPCKLMIPTKDPNEEALELATPTDPGLELMKQGAVQKAPEEAHACNVLFINSVDMESLTGPQAIAKAISQTLGTNPLPAATTVHFKVSPQGITLTDSQRKIFFRRHYPINTVTYCDTDPQDRKWGREGGGSVRLFGFVARKQGSTTDNVSHLFAELDPGQPACAIVSFVSKMMKR; translated from the exons ATGAAACCGAGAGAGAATTCAAGTTGTGTTCAAACATTAAGATGCaaactgtgtgttgttgttgcatcAGGCAGACGAGGATCTTTTGTGCGTTCGCTCTGCAGACTCCagcgtctgtttgtgtgtttgttgcgtTTCCATGTCTACGTGGTGGCGTCCTGTGTGTTTGGCGCCTGGACGCTACAAA gcagAGGCGTGGGAGTGTCAGTTtatgagaaacagcagcagggCGGAGGCGGAGGTGGAGGTCAGTGGTGGAGTCCCGCCCCCGGCTGCTGGGAACAGACCTGGGATCATCCCAGTGCCAGCTCAGCCTCGGCCCCGCCTCCACTGGAGCACATGTTGGGTGACAGCAGG CTTGGAGAGGACGATCAGTCGTCTCCTGGTTTTCAAACGGACTCTTCGTCTCTTCGGCTCCGACTCACCAGCTGCTTGGACGTCCTGGTTCACAACAGACCGGCGCTGACGCAAC atgtTGTTCACACCCAGGGTCCACTTGATGGAAGCCTCTACGCCCGCGTCCGTAAGAAAGACTCCCTGGAGGGAGTGGTCACCATCAACGGCCTCCCAGTCCTTGAAAACCCTCTGACCAATGCTAAGAGCCTGCTGCAGAGCGCCAGCCACCCGCTCCAGACCGCCGAACAGACACTTCCTGTCGCAGGCCACGCCTCCCTCCCTGCCGTCGACCACACCCTCTCCGTGAGCAGCGACTCGGGCAACTCCACCGCCTCCGTCAAGACCGATCGTACCGATGAGCACAGCCAGTCGGTGCCGAGCGCCACCAATCACAGCAACCCGACAGCGGCCCACCCGCCCCTCAGCCcacaggagaagagagagcTCGACCAGCTCCTGAGCGGCCTCGAGGCGCCGGCTCACCTGAGGCAAGCCTACCTGTCCACGTCCACCAGTCCTGGGGGCGGCGTGCGGCACCTGGTCCCAGCGCAGGTGCACGTCAACGGGGGCCACACCAGACTAGCCGGTGTCCGATCC ACCGAGGAGCGAGAGACGGATATCCTCGAGGACGAGCTGCCAAACAGCCAGGAGGGCAACAGTGTGGACAGCTTGGGCACCATCTCTTCCCTGGAGGGTCAGGGGACGCCAGCAGACCTC AACTACCAATCACAGACGCCTGTCAGCGGGCAGAACGACGGGCCGTACCTGGAGAGAGGCGTCCTCGGGGAGAAGTTGAGCGAAATGCCCGTGCACGGAGTCCGAACTCCCACGGCGATGCAGGAGAGGACGGCGGACGCTGCGTCCCCACAG GGGGGCTACAGCAGCTTCCAGAACGGAGGAGGGATGTACCGCTCGCAGTCCTTCGGGAACCCGCCTGCCGGCAGCCCTGAAGCCTGCCCCACGCCGATGCCCCGCGCCCCCGAGAGGAGCACCAGCAGCCGAGAGGCCGTCCAGAGGGGTCTGAACACCTGGCACCAGTACAGCCTCCCAGACGACCCCTTCGGACCGCCGCTGCAGTCCACCCACAGCCTGCCCCACTTCCCGGCGTCGCAGCGGGACATCGAGCAGTCCATCGAGGCGCTCAACATGCTCATGCTCGACCTGGACCCCATCAACTCCCACATGTCCAAGTCTCACAGTGCGCCCCCTGGTGAGAACAACCTGAACTCGTCCCAGGCGCCCTTCTCCCAGACGCTCGCCAGACCCTCGTACCAGGCGGACTCGGCCATCCACGGCTACAGCAGCTCGGGCTCGGTCAACAACGCCTTCCACCAGCCGCTCCGCTCGACGGGGAGAGTGTCCAACCAGAGCCCCGTCATGGAGTCTCCTGTGTACTCC CCCCAGAGGCCCAACGCCAGCTTCCAACACCAGAACACCACCCCGACACACACTCCAGAGCCCTACCTCCACCCACGCCAGGCACCGCACCACTTCCCCACCGATTTCCCCCAGCAGGCTCCTCTGAAGCCTGTGAGCTCGCACCATGGCTCCTTGGTGTCCCACTCCCCGGACCTGCAGGGCTCGTCCCCGTACACGGGCTACAGCGCCTCGTCCTCCCCCGTCCCGGAGGTCACCCCCCAACAAGACGCAGAGGAGGAGACGCTCAACCTGGAAGGCCTGGTGGCTCACCGCATCGCCG GAGTTCGCTCCAGAGGAATGACCCCGGAGGTGACGCAGGAGACGGGCCGGCGCCGGACCACCAGCGAGGGTCAGTACCAGAGCAGCCACGAGAGCACGCCGCCGGTTCACTCGCCGGACTTCGCCAACAACCTGTCGCTCAACCCGGGAGGAAGACCCCGAGAG GGTCTCATGCACAGCTACCGGGAGGCGTTCGAGGACCACAAGCCGGACGGTTTTGCCTTTGGAGGCGGTGGTGAGAACTCTCCACAGACCCCCGGCTTCCCTGTGTCGCCTCAGACTCCTTACTTCAACAT GCCTCGTACTCCAGCG GGTTTGACCAAGATGCCGCTGTCCACGCTCGGACTGAAGCCGCATCACCAGGTCGGATCAG ACTCTGATTCTAACGATGGAGAGCACG ATCATCCCAGTTTTGAGGACCCGAGACAGTTCGGCGCTGGGTTCTGCTCCAGCAGCCCGGTCCACGGTGCAGACGG GAGGAGGTTTGGTTCGTCAGACAGCCCCGCCCAGTCCCACCCCTACAGACCCGCCTCCCCCGAGGGCTCCCAGGTGAGCATCATGGGCGTCCACACCGTCCCCGGCAGCCCCAACACCCTCCACCGCACCGTGGCCACCAACACACCGCCCAGCCCCGCCCTCCAGAGACGCCTGGGTCAAGCCAGCCCCTCCCTGGGCAGACACCCGCCTGCGTCCGGCGTCCCCTCCAGCCCTCTGATTGGACGAAAGACAGCAGGCGCCGGCGTGCCTCCCAGCCCCCTGATGGGGCGCCGCACGGCAGCGAGTGGCCACAGCACCCCCGATGAGCTGGGGGCCGCCTCTCGCCAGGGGAGCGCCCCGCCGCCGTCCACGCCGGCCTTCCCCGTGTCCCCGCAGCTGCCGGAGAAGAGACACATGTCCAGCGGAGACGCAGAGAGGatggacaacaacaacatgacgCCAACACCGGCCAGCGGGGGCAGCACGCCGAATCTGACCGGCACTCGCACACTCCCAGACCTCCCCAAGTCCATATATG ACGACTGTCCCGACATCAAGATGAACGTGAAGTTCGTCCAGGACACGTCCAGGTTCTGGTACAAGCCCGACATCTCCAGAGAGCAAG cCATCAACCTGCTGAAGGACCGGGagcccggggccttcatcatccgGGACAGCCACTCGTTCCGGGGGGCGTACGGTTTGGCCATGAAGGTGGCCTGCCCCCCTCCGACTGCCCAGCAAACCAAGAAAG tcGGGGACCTGACCACCGAGCTGGTGAGACACTTCCTGATCGAGACGAGTCCTAAGGGCGTGCGTCTGAAGGGTTGTCCCAACGAGCCGTACTTCGGGTGTCTCTCCGCTCTGGTCTACCAACACTCCATGACTCCACTGGCTCTGCCCTGCAAACTGATGATCCCCACCAAAG ATCCCAACGAGGAGGCCTTGGAGCTGGCGACGCCCACTGATCCTGGGCTGGAGCTCATGAAACAAGGAGCAG TTCAGAAGGCTCCTGAAGAAGCTCATG ccTGTAACGTCCTCTTCATCAACTCGGTGGACATGGAGTCTCTCACTGGTCCTCAGGCCATAGCCAAGGCGATCAGTCAGACCCTGGGGACCAACCCGCTGCCGGCGGCCACCACCGTCCACTTCAAGGTGTCCCCACAGGGCATCACACTCACGGACAGCCAGAGGAA gatcTTCTTCAGGCGACATTATCCCATCAACACAGTGACCTACTGTGACACCGATCCCCAGGACAGGAA ATGGGGAAGAGAAGGAGGCGGCTCCGTCAG ACTCTTTGGATTCGTGGCGAGGAAGCAAGGAAGCACGACGGACAACGTGAGCCACCTGTTCGCGGAGCTGGACCCGGGTCAGCCCGCCTGCGCCATCGTCAGCTTCGTCTCCAAAATGATGAAGCGGTGA